A single region of the Etheostoma cragini isolate CJK2018 chromosome 3, CSU_Ecrag_1.0, whole genome shotgun sequence genome encodes:
- the LOC117942452 gene encoding cylicin-2-like, translating to MESALPKALAGAGAAGVQQPGTRPPGGLQPLTESDEPTDLGKVEGTKSQSGHPAGAKDGQELNSFDSSLSSSDSEDEGKKEKKKKQLKKKKKKEKKKDSSSASSSSSSSSSSSSDSDSEDEKKKKKKKKKKKENNKDEKKEYVRDSVCISAPDGQMEEGVKMSQGYNSSDDENDKKKEKKDKKKMKKKKDSSSSDSSSSDSEDDKKKKKKKKKKKKKKKKKASSSSSSDSSSSSSSDSDDDKKKKKKKDKKKRKMKDKKKDSSSSSASSSSDSDKDKKEKKEKKKKKDKKKDKKKTKKKDKKEDKEQNELCHATALLAVDGELAEPCADGDKKKDEVADKAKKTLKATEEGKLSSGSAAGGAKALPIGIEEGHLSDDEGEGGEDKEKEKEKKKKKKKKKKKMKKMKKKDSDSSSDSDEDETDKKKKKKKKESSSSSSSSDSSSSDSEDDKKKKKKEKKKKDKDSSSSSSDSEDDKKKKKKKKKKKKSSSSSSSSDSDDDKKKKKDKKKKKKNKKKKKKKDKMKKKDSSSSDSSSDSSSDDDKKKKKKDKKKKKKKDKKKDSDSSSSDDDKKKKKKKDNKKEKDKKKKKKDKKKDSDSSSCDDDKKKKKKKKDKKKKKDDQKKQDSRSSSDSDRKHKKDKKKKKKSSGSSGSETDKKKKIESPDGEQSVLPKMEVSSSVGGGLSAPSDSCSKPGCSSTSVSFVSLPSKPMVKLDPLSPSAFSRPSVSGSLLSMGDRAPIRRPPSPMESLMGSPRRYGDGATRSTSHLTSSDILRGTRPY from the exons ATGGAGTCTGCCCTCCCCAAAG CTCTAGCTGGAGCCGGCGCTGCAGGTGTCCAGCAGCCAGGGACACGCCCTCCTGGTGGTTTGCAACCACTGACTGAATCAGACGAGCCCACAGACCTGGGCAAGGTAGAGGGAACCAAGAGTCAGTCTGGACACCCTGCAGGAGCAAAAGATGGACAG GAGTTGAACTCATTTGATAGCTCTCTGTCCTCCTCGGACAGCGAGGATGAGggcaagaaagaaaagaagaagaaacagctaaagaagaagaagaagaaggagaagaagaaa GATTCCAGCTCAgcatcctcttcttcttcttcttcctccagcaGCTCCTCAGACAGTGACAGTGAG gatgagaagaagaagaagaaaaagaagaagaagaaaaaggagaacaaCAAGGATGAGAAGAAAGAGTATGTCAGGGACAGTGTTTGCATATCTG CTCCTGATGGCCAAATGGAAGAAGGTGTGAAGATGAGCCAG GGTTACAACTCATCAGATGATGAGAACgacaagaagaaagagaagaaggacaagaagaaaatgaaaaagaagaag GATTCTTCCTCATCTGACAGTTCATCATCCGACAGTGAGGatgacaagaaaaagaagaagaagaagaagaagaagaagaagaagaagaagaaaaag GCCTCCAGCTCCTCTTCTTCAGATAGCTCTTCGTCATCCTCCTCTGACAGCGAtgatgacaaaaagaaaaagaagaaaaaggacaagaagaaaaggaaaatgaaagacaagaaaaag GATTCCAGCTCTTCATCAGCATCTTCATCTTCTGACAGTGATAAAgataagaaggagaagaaggagaagaagaagaagaaggacaagaaaaaggacaagaaaaagacaaagaagaaggaTAAGAAAGAG GACAAAGAGCAGAATGAGCTCTGCCATGCTACTGCTCTTTTAGCAGTTG ATGGTGAGCTTGCAGAACCATGTGCTGACggagataaaaagaaagatgaagtTGCTGACAAG GCCAAGAAAACGCTTAAAGCAACGGAAGAAGGCAAACTGTCCTCTGGATCAGCAG CGGGGGGAGCAAAGGCATTGCCTATTGGTATTGAGGAAGGCCACCTGAGTGATGAtgagggagaaggaggggaggataaggagaaggagaaggagaagaagaagaagaagaagaagaagaagaagaagatgaaaaagatgaagaaaaag GATTCTGATTCATCCTCAGACAGTGATGAGGACGaaacagacaagaaaaagaagaaaaagaagaag GagtcctccagctcctcttcttcatctgaTAGCTCCTCCTCGGACAGCGAAGatgacaagaaaaagaaaaagaaggagaagaagaagaaggataaA GACTCCAGCTCTTCCTCCTCTGATAGTGAAgatgacaagaagaagaaaaagaagaagaagaaaaagaag AAGTCcagctcttcctcctcttcctcggaTAGTGATGATGACAAG aagaagaagaaagataaaaagaagaagaagaaaaataagaaaaagaagaagaagaaggataagatgaagaagaag gattcttcttcttctgactCCTCCAGTGATTCTTCTAGTGATGATgataagaagaaaaagaagaaggataagaagaagaagaaaaagaaagacaagaaaaag GATTCAGATTCATCTAGCAGTGATGatgacaagaagaaaaagaagaagaaagacaacaagaaagagaaagataagaagaagaaaaagaaagacaagaaaaag GACTCAGATTCTTCTAGCTGTGATGatgacaagaaaaagaaaaagaagaagaaagacaagaaaaagaaaaaggacgACCAAAAGAAG CAGGACTCCAGAAGTTCTAGTgacagtgacaggaaacataaaaaggacaagaagaagaagaaaaag AGTTCTGGCTCATCAGGAAGTGAaactgacaaaaagaaaaagatt GAAAGCCCTGATGGTGAGCAAAGTGTCCTGCCAAAAATGGAAGTttcaagctcagttggtggCGGCCTTTCAGCTCCCAGTGACAGCTGCTCCAAGCCTGGTTGTTCTTCTACTTCTGTCAGCTTCGTGTCACTCCCCTCCAAACCCATGGTGAAGCTGGATCCTCTGAGTCCTTCAGCT